Part of the Pirellulales bacterium genome, GCTGGAAGGGCCCATCGCCCAGCTTTCCGGCGGCTGGCAAACGCGGTTGAAATTGGCCGAACTGCTGCTGCACGAACCGAATTTGCTCCTGCTGGACGAACCGACCAATTTTCTCGACTTGCGCACGCAAATTCTGCTGGAGCATTTTCTGCGCAACCACCGCGAAGCCTGCCTGGTGGTCTCGCACGATCGCGCCTTTCTTGCCGCCACCTGCGACCACACCCTCGATTTGTCGCGCGGCAAGCTGACCATGTTCCCCGGAAAAATTGACGCGTTTTTGGAGTATCAACAGCAGCAGCGCGAGCATGAACAGCGCACCAATGCCGCCACGCTGGCCAAACGCCGGCACCTGGAAGAGTTTATCGCGAAAAATAAAGCCCGAGCCAGCACGGCTTCGCGGGCCCGCTCCAAAAGCAAGCAATTGGAGCGCTTGGAATTGATCGAAACCGCCGCCGACGAGCCCACGGCCAACATCCGCGCTCCGCAGGTCGAGCCGCGCAACGGCCCAGCACTGCGGTGCCGGCAATTGGCGATCGGTTACCCCGACCGCCGTGTAGCCGACGACATCGCTCTGGAAATCGATCATGGCACGCGCGCCGCCGTTGTCGGCGACAACGGCCAAGGCAAAACCACGTTCCTCCGCACCGTGGTCGAATCTTTGCCGGCACTCTCGGGCGAAGTGCGCTGGGGCTATGGCTGCCAGCTCGGTGTTTACGCCCAACACGTTTACACCAGCCTGCCCGAGGAGCAAACCGTGCTGGAATACTTGGAGCGCTGCGCCATGCGGGGGACCAAGTCGCAGTATATTCTCGACTTGGCCGCTGCACTTTTGTTTCGTGGCGAGCAAATCGAAAAACGCATTGCCGTGTTGTCCGGCGGCGAACGGGCCCG contains:
- a CDS encoding ABC-F family ATP-binding cassette domain-containing protein, with translation MAVLLQIKNACKSYGHQVLLENAEATIIDDAKVGFVGRNGAGKSTLLRILLGEEELDQGEIVHHPKLQLGYLRQHDPFLPDETGLQFLMRSSGQPDWKCGEVAGEFELKGTSLEGPIAQLSGGWQTRLKLAELLLHEPNLLLLDEPTNFLDLRTQILLEHFLRNHREACLVVSHDRAFLAATCDHTLDLSRGKLTMFPGKIDAFLEYQQQQREHEQRTNAATLAKRRHLEEFIAKNKARASTASRARSKSKQLERLELIETAADEPTANIRAPQVEPRNGPALRCRQLAIGYPDRRVADDIALEIDHGTRAAVVGDNGQGKTTFLRTVVESLPALSGEVRWGYGCQLGVYAQHVYTSLPEEQTVLEYLERCAMRGTKSQYILDLAAALLFRGEQIEKRIAVLSGGERARLCLAGLLLGNYNVLVLDEPGNHLDVDTVDALARALIDYRGTVVF